In the genome of Variovorax sp. PAMC26660, the window TGATGGCCCGTCGAATCAATCGACCCGGATATTGCGCGCACGCACCAGCGCGCTGACCCGGCCGGTTTCCTCCCGCACGAATTTCGAGAACGCCTCGGGCGTCGTGCCGGCGGGTTCCAGACCGAGCTGAAGCAGCTTCTGCCGCACCTTGGGTTCGTCGACCGCCGCCTGCACCGCCTTGCCGAGCTTCTGCACGATGTCGGGCGGCGTGCCCTTGGGAAGAAACACGCCGTTCCATTCGACGACGTTGTAGCCCGGCAGGCCCGACTCGGCGAGCGTCGGTGTGTCCGGCAAGGCGGGCACGCGCCGGGCCGAACTCACGGCCAGCGCACGCAGCTTGCCCGACTGCACGTAGCCGAGGGTCGATGCCGCGTTGCCGAAGTAGGCCGACACCTGCTCGCCCATCACGTCGGTCAGCGCGGGCGCGCCGCCCTTGTAGGGCACATGCATCAGGTTGATCTTCGCCTGCTCGTTCAGCGCTTCACCGGCAAGGTGCGAGCCGGTGCCGCCGCCCGCCGAGGCAAAGCTCAGCTTGCCG includes:
- a CDS encoding Bug family tripartite tricarboxylate transporter substrate binding protein, with the protein product MKRRRRVLASIAALAACMPLLGWAAWPDKPIRMVVPYAAGGGADNTARIVAQQMSMALGQQIIIDNKPGAGGVIGADNVAKAPGDGYTVLYDASAFSVNPSLRKLPFDAAKDFIPVSLVATAPQILVVPATAPYRTVAQFLDFARKNPGKLSFASAGGGTGSHLAGEALNEQAKINLMHVPYKGGAPALTDVMGEQVSAYFGNAASTLGYVQSGKLRALAVSSARRVPALPDTPTLAESGLPGYNVVEWNGVFLPKGTPPDIVQKLGKAVQAAVDEPKVRQKLLQLGLEPAGTTPEAFSKFVREETGRVSALVRARNIRVD